A section of the Flaviflexus equikiangi genome encodes:
- the msrB gene encoding peptide-methionine (R)-S-oxide reductase MsrB produces the protein MTDKNFLTFSESDWRERLDPASYQVLREAGTERPGTGRLLNEGREGTYACKACGTVLFDAGTKFDAHCGWPSFYEAKDGAVSFIEDRTLGMVRTEVRCAACDSHLGHIFPDAPQTPTGNRYCMNSVSLTFVPADGGDVVEG, from the coding sequence ATGACCGACAAGAATTTTCTGACATTCTCTGAGAGTGACTGGCGCGAGCGTCTCGACCCCGCGTCCTACCAGGTTCTTCGAGAGGCTGGCACGGAGCGTCCCGGCACGGGCAGGCTCCTCAACGAGGGCAGGGAGGGCACGTATGCCTGTAAGGCATGCGGCACGGTGCTGTTCGATGCTGGCACGAAGTTCGATGCTCATTGCGGATGGCCGAGCTTCTATGAGGCGAAAGACGGCGCCGTCTCATTCATCGAGGATCGTACCCTCGGCATGGTCCGCACCGAAGTCAGGTGCGCCGCCTGCGATTCGCACCTGGGGCACATCTTCCCCGATGCTCCCCAGACCCCGACGGGCAACCGGTACTGCATGAACTCGGTGTCACTCACCTTCGTCCCGGCCGATGGTGGGGACGTTGTCGAGGGCTGA
- a CDS encoding endonuclease/exonuclease/phosphatase family protein: MSRADLTVLTLNLQQGKPPEQFAAGLAEIAALRPDVVLVQEADRGSLLSGRVDHTGLVAAACGLEHWQFLPGRSTWATVLPFLNPRRKDVGENGTGVGIASRYPATWHAHHLETKRPLPRRRGFHVDMDQPRQVLAATLAVGDTTVTVASTHLSWHEGVGEDQLRQVEDFLQTLPGPRILGGDFNQRTNVSIWPSLCTGPTYPAHRPRFQLDYLVSDLPAIRAEIHRFSFSDHRGVLATVSIADEGQ, translated from the coding sequence TTGTCGAGGGCTGACCTCACGGTCCTCACCCTCAACCTCCAGCAGGGCAAACCACCCGAGCAGTTCGCGGCAGGATTGGCCGAGATCGCGGCCCTGCGCCCCGATGTCGTCCTCGTCCAGGAGGCGGACCGCGGTTCGCTCCTGAGCGGCCGAGTGGACCATACGGGGCTCGTCGCGGCGGCCTGCGGGCTCGAGCACTGGCAGTTCCTGCCAGGCCGGAGCACGTGGGCAACCGTTCTCCCGTTCCTCAACCCGCGGCGCAAGGATGTGGGCGAGAACGGTACCGGGGTCGGTATCGCTTCCCGCTATCCGGCGACGTGGCACGCACACCATCTCGAGACGAAGCGTCCGCTTCCCCGCCGTCGAGGATTCCACGTCGACATGGACCAGCCGAGGCAGGTCCTCGCGGCGACTCTGGCTGTCGGTGACACGACGGTGACAGTCGCTTCCACCCATCTGTCATGGCATGAGGGAGTGGGGGAGGACCAGCTCCGCCAGGTCGAGGACTTCCTCCAGACACTCCCGGGGCCACGGATACTCGGCGGGGACTTCAACCAGAGAACCAACGTGTCGATCTGGCCGAGCCTCTGCACGGGGCCCACCTATCCTGCACATCGTCCCCGCTTCCAGCTCGACTATCTGGTCAGCGATCTCCCCGCTATCCGCGCCGAGATCCACCGATTCTCCTTCTCTGACCACCGGGGCGTCCTTGCCACGGTATCCATCGCCGACGAAGGTCAATGA
- a CDS encoding EamA family transporter → MKNVSAMLLSGLSQYVGASIAIGLFVTASGLAVGWGRIFFAALFLLAWRRPWTYPHKLRALAFGLALGGMNILFYLAIARIPLGTAVALEFLGPVLLASAARTRRSTIAVVLVATGVFLISWVGLDLSDPDVALGFVFALVAGLCWVAYMLLGSRVAGSANGIDGLAVAMAGAAIVFSPLALPELVGIRPTLSFWLTLVFVALLSSAVPYVIDQVVLRDVPATTFAILNSILPAMSTVVGFVMLRQLPSSGELLGLVLISLAVFIASYRKA, encoded by the coding sequence GTGAAGAATGTGTCCGCCATGCTCCTGTCGGGGCTGTCCCAGTACGTCGGCGCCTCAATCGCCATCGGCCTCTTCGTCACCGCGTCGGGGCTGGCGGTCGGATGGGGGCGAATCTTCTTCGCGGCCCTTTTTCTTCTCGCCTGGCGCCGGCCCTGGACATACCCTCACAAGCTGCGTGCCCTGGCCTTCGGCCTTGCCCTCGGTGGGATGAATATCCTCTTCTACCTCGCGATCGCCCGGATCCCCCTCGGCACGGCTGTTGCGCTCGAGTTTCTCGGCCCCGTCCTCCTCGCAAGCGCGGCGCGGACGCGCAGATCCACGATCGCGGTCGTCCTTGTCGCCACCGGCGTCTTCCTCATCTCCTGGGTGGGTCTCGATCTGTCAGATCCTGATGTTGCGCTGGGTTTCGTCTTCGCACTCGTTGCAGGCCTGTGCTGGGTTGCGTACATGCTTCTCGGCAGCAGGGTGGCTGGATCGGCTAACGGGATCGACGGGCTCGCGGTCGCCATGGCAGGCGCCGCCATTGTCTTCAGTCCTCTCGCGCTGCCAGAACTCGTCGGGATCCGTCCCACACTCTCGTTCTGGCTGACCCTCGTCTTCGTGGCGCTGCTGTCATCCGCCGTTCCGTACGTCATCGACCAAGTCGTGCTCCGAGACGTTCCGGCAACGACATTCGCGATCCTCAACTCGATTCTCCCTGCCATGAGCACGGTCGTCGGATTCGTCATGCTGCGCCAGCTGCCCTCGAGCGGCGAACTCCTTGGCCTTGTGCTCATCTCCCTCGCAGTCTTCATCGCAAGCTACCGAAAGGCTTGA